Proteins encoded together in one Marinobacter salsuginis window:
- a CDS encoding alpha/beta hydrolase translates to MKASHVRKLIKPIESAYSEMFSGRVYRVGKGAVSVRNHSGKAEQTVIGVHGFLENHCYFTQAYEAPTTELILLTCSNYHIPVNGVTPEAPDWEVPIKHLEGTIEYDACILNQALSSLPTTDNIRVHGHSRGGAVILEAIKQWPDLYEDVEVVLEAPVLPDGRLSALVTTILEPVSHGMWPWLIRLINSAPSSAYGQTFFGKMNPRKKQLLSKLFSATKDHLTIVRNIENIMDWMARTDTSVYSHVRHGTFLIPAVDRILDRSSMLASARQSPTTMRIVETEAPSHFITLDSKEWVPGFETLPAAAQG, encoded by the coding sequence ATGAAAGCGAGCCATGTTCGCAAGCTGATAAAACCGATTGAGAGCGCCTACTCGGAAATGTTCTCCGGGCGGGTGTATCGCGTTGGCAAGGGCGCGGTGTCCGTTCGCAACCACAGTGGCAAGGCCGAACAAACCGTGATCGGCGTGCACGGCTTTCTGGAAAACCACTGCTACTTTACCCAGGCCTACGAAGCACCCACCACTGAGCTAATTCTGCTCACCTGCAGCAATTACCACATTCCGGTGAACGGTGTTACGCCGGAGGCCCCGGACTGGGAAGTGCCGATCAAGCACCTGGAAGGCACCATCGAATACGATGCCTGCATTCTCAACCAGGCGCTTTCCAGCCTGCCCACGACTGACAACATCCGGGTACATGGTCACTCCCGGGGCGGGGCGGTGATCCTCGAGGCCATCAAACAATGGCCCGACCTGTATGAAGACGTTGAAGTGGTGCTTGAAGCGCCCGTACTTCCCGACGGCCGACTCTCGGCGCTGGTGACCACCATTCTGGAGCCGGTAAGCCATGGCATGTGGCCCTGGCTGATTCGTCTGATCAACAGCGCGCCCTCGTCTGCTTACGGACAGACCTTCTTTGGCAAGATGAACCCGCGCAAGAAGCAATTGCTCAGCAAACTGTTCTCTGCCACCAAGGATCATCTGACCATTGTTCGTAACATCGAAAACATCATGGACTGGATGGCGCGAACGGATACCAGCGTCTACAGCCACGTGCGCCACGGCACCTTCCTGATTCCAGCGGTAGACCGCATCCTGGATCGCTCATCCATGCTCGCCAGTGCCCGCCAGAGCCCGACCACCATGCGAATCGTCGAAACCGAGGCGCCGAGCCACTTCATCACCCTGGACAGCAAGGAATGGGTCCCGGGGTTCGAAACGCTGCCCGCAGCCGCACAGGGCTAG
- a CDS encoding FFLEELY motif protein, whose amino-acid sequence MYRERLVATEARTESARRLQTLLLDYHDFRRLKAEHPLVENAFHLADWQAERLKATHEDLYHHPGYHHGLEFLLTDLYAPAGMTRRDDNIDRVFPKMVKWLPDNLLDTFAGLVELNLITQRLDLELAELLEQQGIRADSINTDDYCAVYRQSRMLSQRERQISLVAEVGQQLDRYVRNRTLGWLLSMTRSPAEMADLTDLHSFLHRGYSAFRKMDDVELLIDRLVSREQQVMRNILNHHPDPFSLPGDL is encoded by the coding sequence ATGTACCGTGAGCGCCTTGTCGCTACCGAAGCCCGCACCGAAAGCGCTCGCCGGCTGCAAACACTGCTGTTGGACTACCATGATTTCAGGCGTCTGAAAGCCGAGCACCCACTGGTGGAGAATGCGTTCCACCTCGCCGACTGGCAGGCGGAACGGCTGAAGGCAACCCATGAAGACCTTTACCACCACCCCGGCTACCATCACGGCCTGGAGTTCCTGTTGACCGATCTGTACGCCCCCGCCGGCATGACCCGCCGGGACGACAATATTGATCGAGTGTTCCCGAAGATGGTGAAGTGGCTGCCGGATAATCTGCTGGACACGTTTGCCGGGCTGGTGGAGCTGAACCTGATCACCCAACGGCTGGACCTTGAGCTTGCCGAGCTGTTAGAGCAACAGGGCATCCGGGCCGACTCAATTAACACTGACGACTATTGTGCCGTCTACCGCCAGAGCCGGATGCTGAGTCAGAGGGAAAGACAGATCTCCCTGGTAGCGGAGGTAGGACAGCAGCTTGATCGCTATGTCCGCAACCGCACTCTGGGGTGGCTGCTGTCAATGACCCGGAGCCCGGCGGAAATGGCCGATCTGACCGATCTGCACAGCTTCCTGCACCGGGGTTACTCCGCCTTCCGCAAGATGGACGATGTGGAACTACTGATCGACCGGCTGGTGTCCCGGGAACAGCAGGTAATGCGCAACATTCTGAACCATCACCCGGACCCGTTCAGCCTGCCGGGCGACCTTTAA
- a CDS encoding polyhydroxyalkanoic acid system family protein gives MSVIDVHRPHALDKEHAREAAESLAKDLSSQFDVHYQWEGDHLKFKRSGVKGHLNITPTDLHIHLELGLMLRPFKSRIEQEIHSQLDQIIKA, from the coding sequence ATGTCCGTCATTGATGTACACCGCCCGCATGCCCTGGATAAAGAACACGCCAGAGAGGCTGCCGAATCCCTGGCCAAAGACCTTTCCAGCCAGTTCGACGTGCATTACCAGTGGGAAGGCGATCACCTGAAATTCAAACGAAGCGGCGTCAAGGGGCACCTGAACATTACCCCGACGGATCTGCACATTCATCTGGAACTGGGCTTGATGTTGCGGCCCTTCAAATCCCGCATCGAGCAGGAAATCCACTCGCAGCTGGACCAGATCATCAAGGCCTGA
- the ubiE gene encoding bifunctional demethylmenaquinone methyltransferase/2-methoxy-6-polyprenyl-1,4-benzoquinol methylase UbiE, producing the protein MSEQQTPANQAANNNGQDDVTHFGFRNVPKSQKASQVAEVFHSVAGKYDLMNDLMSMGIHRLWKRFTIELSGVRPGHQVLDIAGGTGDLTMKFSDLVGPSGKVVLADINASMLQVGRSRLTDRGYAGNIEYVQADAEHLPFPDNNFNAVSIAFGLRNVTDKDQALRDMTRVLKPGGKLMILEFSKPTNPLLSKAYDTYSFSALPLMGQLIAGDSESYKYLAESIRMHPDQDTLKGMMEDAGLVNCKYYNMTGGIVALHVGIKP; encoded by the coding sequence ATGAGCGAGCAGCAAACGCCAGCCAACCAGGCCGCAAACAATAACGGCCAGGATGACGTCACCCACTTTGGCTTTCGCAATGTACCGAAAAGCCAGAAGGCGAGCCAGGTGGCCGAAGTATTCCACAGCGTGGCGGGCAAATACGATCTCATGAACGACCTGATGTCCATGGGGATCCACCGGCTCTGGAAACGCTTTACCATTGAGCTTTCCGGGGTACGGCCCGGCCATCAGGTACTGGATATTGCCGGCGGCACCGGCGACCTCACCATGAAGTTTTCAGACCTGGTTGGTCCCTCCGGCAAAGTGGTGCTGGCTGACATTAACGCTTCCATGCTCCAGGTGGGCCGCAGCCGACTGACGGATCGTGGTTACGCCGGCAACATTGAGTACGTACAGGCGGATGCCGAGCACCTGCCATTCCCGGACAACAACTTCAATGCGGTCTCCATCGCGTTCGGTCTGCGCAATGTCACCGACAAGGACCAGGCCCTGCGTGACATGACCCGGGTTCTCAAGCCCGGTGGCAAGCTGATGATCCTGGAGTTTTCCAAGCCCACCAATCCGTTGCTGAGCAAAGCCTACGACACCTACTCGTTCTCCGCTCTGCCACTGATGGGTCAGCTGATCGCCGGCGACAGCGAAAGCTACAAGTACCTGGCCGAATCCATCCGCATGCACCCCGACCAGGACACCCTGAAAGGCATGATGGAAGATGCCGGCCTGGTGAACTGCAAGTACTACAACATGACCGGCGGCATTGTTGCCCTGCACGTGGGAATCAAGCCCTGA
- a CDS encoding ubiquinone biosynthesis accessory factor UbiJ, translating to MFPGPTLLSAVSAILESALNRALELDPAGHRALMEALAGPVQFNVTDPVPLTYTLDRAGERIRVGSQPVDQPALEITGKPIAFAALATGDDRVFADGRLEVTGDTALAHQLQRALNQLEPDWEAAMAQHIGDVPAHFLGKRIRSAIRWSRQAFQSLNANIEEYVHEESRALPGRRELEATFEDIDELNLRTERLEARLNLVENRGKTDEPENL from the coding sequence ATGTTTCCCGGCCCCACCCTGCTTTCGGCTGTCTCAGCGATCCTGGAAAGTGCCCTGAACCGGGCCCTGGAACTGGATCCAGCGGGGCATCGTGCCCTGATGGAAGCATTGGCGGGCCCGGTGCAGTTTAATGTCACCGATCCGGTTCCCCTGACCTACACGCTGGATAGGGCCGGAGAACGTATCCGGGTGGGCAGCCAACCTGTGGACCAACCGGCTCTTGAGATCACCGGCAAACCCATCGCCTTTGCGGCACTGGCCACCGGTGATGATCGGGTCTTTGCCGACGGCCGCCTGGAAGTGACGGGCGATACAGCGCTGGCTCACCAGCTGCAGCGCGCACTGAACCAGCTTGAGCCGGACTGGGAAGCCGCCATGGCCCAGCACATCGGTGATGTCCCCGCGCACTTTCTGGGCAAACGCATTCGCAGCGCCATCCGGTGGAGCCGGCAGGCCTTTCAGTCGCTGAACGCCAACATCGAAGAATATGTGCATGAGGAAAGTCGTGCCTTGCCCGGGCGACGGGAACTGGAAGCCACGTTCGAGGATATCGACGAACTGAATCTGCGCACCGAAAGACTGGAAGCCCGACTGAACCTGGTTGAGAACCGCGGCAAGACTGACGAACCGGAGAACCTGTGA
- the ubiB gene encoding ubiquinone biosynthesis regulatory protein kinase UbiB — MTRLQRLFRIAWVFCRYRLDTFLPIAELPGPLKVFFLLAPWHLFPKPKLDRGDRLRLALEELGPVFVKFGQILSTRRDLLPDDMAESLKNLQDRVPPFPSDEARGIIETSLGAPVSDLFAEFSPDPLASASVAQVHAATLPNGQKVVVKVLRPGIERVIRQDLALMYLMAGLLEKYWSEGKRLHPVEVVADYDSTIHDELDLQREAANASQLRRNFENSSLIYIPFIDWDYTRKSVLVMERIHGIPIADTAALKAAGVDMKVLAEKGVEIFFTQVFRDSFFHADMHPGNIFVDTSNPSDPRYIAIDFGIVGTLAPDDQSYLARNLLAFFRRDYRQVAQLHIQSGWVPPDTPVNQFEAAIRTVCEPIFEKPLKDISFGHFLLRLFQTARRFNMEVQPQLVLLQKTLLNVEGLGRQLYPDLDLWSTAQPYLETWMRKRIGPSGLIKSLQSHLPSWLEQSPEMPQLVHDALLQLRQAGPTEPQNQATLELLREQQVRTERRWRRVTLAVLLVAGGILGTQPEGQQWLESVPTWSWALFAIAGGLMLRGSR; from the coding sequence GTGACCCGCCTGCAACGCCTGTTTCGAATTGCCTGGGTATTCTGCCGCTACCGGCTGGACACGTTCCTGCCCATCGCGGAACTGCCAGGGCCCCTGAAGGTGTTCTTCCTGCTTGCGCCGTGGCATCTGTTCCCCAAACCCAAGCTGGACAGGGGTGATCGACTGCGGCTGGCCCTCGAGGAGCTGGGCCCCGTGTTTGTAAAGTTCGGCCAGATACTCTCGACCCGACGGGATCTGTTGCCGGATGACATGGCCGAATCCCTGAAAAACCTTCAGGACCGTGTGCCGCCGTTTCCGAGCGATGAGGCCCGGGGCATTATCGAAACCTCGCTGGGCGCCCCGGTGTCGGACCTGTTTGCCGAATTCAGCCCGGACCCGCTGGCCTCCGCATCGGTTGCCCAGGTGCATGCAGCCACCCTGCCCAACGGCCAGAAAGTCGTGGTAAAGGTACTGCGCCCGGGTATCGAAAGGGTGATTCGCCAGGACCTTGCCCTGATGTACCTGATGGCCGGCCTGCTGGAAAAATACTGGTCCGAGGGCAAACGCCTGCACCCGGTGGAAGTGGTTGCCGACTACGATTCCACCATTCACGACGAACTGGACCTGCAGCGTGAAGCCGCCAACGCAAGCCAGCTGCGCCGGAATTTCGAGAACTCCTCCCTGATCTATATCCCGTTTATCGACTGGGACTACACCCGCAAATCCGTGCTGGTGATGGAGCGGATTCACGGCATCCCCATTGCCGATACCGCCGCCCTGAAAGCCGCCGGCGTCGATATGAAGGTGCTGGCCGAAAAAGGCGTGGAGATCTTCTTTACCCAGGTGTTCCGGGACAGCTTCTTTCACGCCGACATGCACCCGGGCAACATCTTCGTGGATACCTCCAACCCCTCGGATCCTCGATATATCGCCATCGATTTCGGCATCGTTGGCACCCTGGCACCGGACGACCAGAGCTATCTCGCCCGCAACCTTCTGGCATTTTTCCGTCGTGACTACCGGCAGGTTGCGCAGTTGCATATCCAGTCTGGCTGGGTACCACCGGATACCCCGGTGAACCAGTTTGAAGCGGCCATTCGTACTGTCTGTGAACCGATTTTCGAGAAGCCGTTGAAGGACATCTCCTTTGGTCACTTCCTTTTGCGCCTGTTCCAGACAGCGAGGCGATTCAACATGGAGGTGCAACCCCAGCTTGTTCTGCTGCAGAAAACCCTGTTGAACGTGGAGGGGCTGGGTCGACAGCTCTATCCGGATCTGGATTTGTGGAGTACCGCACAACCGTACCTTGAAACATGGATGCGCAAACGGATTGGGCCGTCGGGGTTGATCAAGTCGCTGCAGTCCCACCTTCCGTCCTGGCTGGAACAGTCGCCAGAAATGCCGCAACTGGTGCACGACGCCCTCCTCCAGCTGCGGCAGGCCGGGCCCACCGAGCCGCAGAACCAGGCTACACTGGAGTTGCTCCGTGAGCAGCAGGTTCGCACCGAGCGGCGCTGGCGGCGGGTTACACTGGCGGTACTTCTGGTTGCCGGAGGCATTCTGGGCACCCAGCCTGAGGGCCAGCAATGGCTTGAAAGCGTGCCCACCTGGAGCTGGGCCCTGTTTGCAATTGCCGGTGGACTCATGCTCCGCGGCAGCCGATAA
- the hisI gene encoding phosphoribosyl-AMP cyclohydrolase, with the protein MQNSSDNVETPDWLDAIRWTEDGLVPAIAQDAETGDILMMAWMNRESLRLTAEEGQAIYWSRSRGKLWRKGETSGHQQVIRDIRLDCDEDVILLKVEQKGGIACHTGRRSCFYRTLEDGQWVSVDPVIKDPGTIYGSN; encoded by the coding sequence ATGCAAAATAGCTCGGATAACGTCGAGACCCCTGACTGGCTGGATGCCATTCGCTGGACAGAGGACGGCCTGGTGCCAGCCATCGCCCAGGATGCCGAAACCGGCGATATCCTGATGATGGCCTGGATGAACCGGGAATCGCTCAGGCTGACCGCCGAAGAAGGCCAGGCCATTTACTGGTCCCGCTCTCGAGGCAAGCTCTGGCGCAAGGGGGAAACCTCAGGACACCAGCAGGTCATTCGGGACATTCGACTGGACTGCGACGAGGACGTCATCCTGCTGAAGGTGGAACAAAAGGGCGGCATCGCTTGCCATACTGGCAGGCGCAGCTGCTTCTACCGGACCCTGGAAGATGGTCAGTGGGTCAGCGTTGACCCGGTGATCAAGGACCCCGGCACTATTTACGGCAGCAACTGA
- a CDS encoding phosphoribosyl-ATP diphosphatase, which produces MSDVLENLARVLEARKEADPETSYVASLHAKGLNKILEKVGEECTETLLAAKDAEHSGETRDVVYETADLWFHSLVMLSRLGLGPKDILDELASRFDLSGLEEKASREK; this is translated from the coding sequence GTGAGCGATGTACTGGAAAACCTGGCGCGGGTTCTGGAGGCCAGGAAAGAGGCAGACCCGGAAACCTCCTATGTAGCCAGTCTCCACGCCAAGGGTCTGAACAAGATTCTGGAGAAAGTCGGGGAAGAGTGCACCGAAACCCTGCTGGCCGCCAAGGACGCAGAACACTCCGGTGAAACCCGGGATGTGGTTTATGAAACCGCCGACCTGTGGTTCCACAGCTTGGTGATGTTGTCCCGACTGGGCCTTGGCCCGAAGGACATCCTGGATGAGCTGGCCAGCCGGTTCGACCTGTCAGGCCTGGAAGAAAAAGCGTCACGGGAAAAGTGA
- the tatA gene encoding Sec-independent protein translocase subunit TatA, which yields MGISIWQLLIVLGIVILLFGTKKLRNIGSDLGGAIRGFKKSMNDEDSKAENQESLEGKENEQPQQQAAAEDKPRDKSHS from the coding sequence ATGGGTATCAGCATCTGGCAATTACTTATCGTACTCGGCATTGTCATTCTGTTGTTCGGAACCAAGAAACTGCGCAACATCGGCAGCGATCTGGGTGGCGCCATCCGCGGCTTCAAGAAGTCCATGAACGATGAGGACTCCAAGGCCGAGAACCAGGAATCCCTGGAAGGCAAGGAAAACGAGCAGCCGCAACAACAGGCCGCGGCCGAAGACAAGCCCCGGGACAAGTCCCACAGCTGA
- the tatB gene encoding Sec-independent protein translocase protein TatB has translation MFDIGFLELLICGVIALLVLGPERLPTAARAAGRWVGGARRMVSQFTSELDRQLKADELREELRKAGDVGLDDVQKTVRGALDEAKKYEHMILPDNETQKPRPAPATRRVSGQTKASESSDRDQAGTSDAPQTPDTGSAGNDQPKNETPQSPPDNRS, from the coding sequence ATGTTCGATATCGGCTTTCTTGAGCTGCTGATCTGCGGCGTCATAGCGCTGTTGGTACTCGGCCCCGAGCGCCTGCCCACGGCTGCCCGTGCTGCGGGCCGCTGGGTGGGTGGCGCGCGACGTATGGTCAGCCAGTTCACCTCGGAACTGGACCGGCAATTGAAAGCCGATGAGCTCCGCGAAGAGCTTCGCAAGGCAGGCGATGTTGGTCTGGATGATGTGCAGAAAACCGTGCGTGGCGCCCTCGACGAGGCTAAAAAGTACGAGCACATGATCCTGCCCGATAACGAAACCCAGAAGCCAAGGCCCGCGCCGGCGACACGACGTGTGTCTGGCCAGACAAAAGCCTCCGAGTCTTCTGACCGGGATCAGGCTGGCACCAGCGACGCTCCGCAGACGCCGGATACAGGCTCTGCCGGGAACGACCAACCCAAAAACGAAACCCCGCAAAGTCCGCCGGATAACCGTTCATGA
- the tatC gene encoding twin-arginine translocase subunit TatC produces MNAKPDGNQMPPEHQEMPLIEHLLELRNRLLKMVLAVLVCFAAIYPFANELYLFLSEPIRSLLPVGQTMIATDVTSPFFAPLKLALVLAVFAAIPIILYQLWSFIAPGLYAHEKRLAFPLLFTSVILFYAGAAFAYFVVFPLVFGFFTAIGPEGIVELPDITSYLNFVLKMFFAFGVAFEIPIATVLLILTGATTPADLAAKRPYVVVGCFIIGMLLTPPDIISQTLLAVPMWILFEVGILFGRLAKREVADADSDEPAGE; encoded by the coding sequence ATGAATGCAAAACCCGACGGCAACCAGATGCCTCCGGAACACCAGGAAATGCCTCTGATCGAGCACCTGCTCGAACTGCGCAACCGCCTCCTGAAGATGGTTTTAGCGGTGCTGGTGTGCTTCGCGGCCATCTATCCGTTTGCCAACGAGCTCTACCTGTTCCTGTCTGAACCGATCCGCTCCCTGTTGCCGGTTGGCCAGACCATGATCGCAACGGATGTGACCTCGCCCTTCTTCGCGCCGTTGAAGCTGGCGCTGGTACTGGCGGTGTTCGCCGCCATCCCGATCATTCTTTACCAGCTCTGGAGTTTTATTGCACCGGGCCTCTATGCCCACGAGAAGCGGCTGGCCTTTCCTCTGCTGTTTACCTCGGTAATCCTGTTCTATGCCGGCGCGGCATTCGCCTATTTTGTTGTATTCCCCCTGGTGTTCGGCTTCTTTACCGCGATCGGTCCGGAAGGCATCGTCGAATTGCCGGACATCACCAGCTATCTCAATTTCGTGCTCAAGATGTTCTTCGCCTTCGGTGTGGCCTTCGAGATTCCGATCGCCACCGTGCTGTTAATCCTCACCGGGGCCACCACGCCAGCGGATTTGGCGGCCAAGCGCCCCTATGTGGTGGTTGGCTGCTTTATCATCGGCATGCTGCTGACCCCGCCTGACATCATCTCCCAGACGCTGTTGGCTGTTCCCATGTGGATCCTGTTCGAGGTCGGCATCCTGTTCGGGCGACTGGCAAAACGGGAAGTGGCAGACGCGGACAGCGATGAGCCTGCAGGCGAATGA